From Streptomyces sp. TLI_105, the proteins below share one genomic window:
- a CDS encoding iron-sulfur cluster assembly accessory protein, translated as MSVSDEKTTVSDGILLSDAAAAKVKALLDQEGREDLALRVAVQPGGCSGLRYQLFFDERSLDGDVVKDFDGVKVVTDRMSAPYLGGASIDFVDTIEKQGFTIDNPNATGSCACGDSFS; from the coding sequence ATGTCCGTATCGGACGAGAAGACCACTGTCAGCGACGGCATCCTCCTGTCCGACGCCGCCGCGGCCAAGGTCAAGGCCCTCCTCGACCAGGAAGGCCGCGAGGACCTGGCCCTGCGCGTCGCCGTTCAGCCCGGCGGCTGCTCCGGCCTGCGTTACCAGCTGTTCTTCGACGAGCGTTCGCTCGACGGCGATGTCGTGAAGGACTTCGACGGCGTCAAGGTCGTGACCGACCGCATGAGCGCCCCGTACCTCGGGGGCGCGTCGATCGACTTCGTCGACACGATCGAGAAGCAGGGCTTCACCATCGACAACCCCAACGCCACGGGCTCCTGCGCCTGCGGCGACTCGTTCAGCTAA
- a CDS encoding carbohydrate kinase family protein, with the protein MRIAVTGSIATDHLMTFPGRFADQLVADQLHTVSLSFLVDNLDVRRGGVAANICFGMGQLGSRPVLVGAAGFDFDEYRAWLDRHGVDTGSVRISEVLHTARFVCTTDKDHNQIGSFYTGAMSEARLIELKAVADRVGGLDLVLIGADDPEAMLRHTEECRTRSIPFAADFSQQIARMDGEEIRTLLDGATYLFSNEYEKGLIESKTGWTEAEILSRVGHRITTLGSRGVRIERVGETPIEVGCPEETAKVDPTGVGDAFRAGFLTGLSWGVGLERAAQVGCMLATLVIETLGTQEYALRRANFMERFTKAYGEEAATEVQSHLL; encoded by the coding sequence GTGCGTATCGCAGTCACCGGCTCCATCGCCACCGACCACCTCATGACCTTCCCCGGCCGGTTCGCCGACCAGCTCGTGGCCGACCAGCTCCACACGGTGTCCCTCTCCTTCCTCGTCGACAACCTGGACGTCCGCCGGGGAGGCGTCGCCGCCAACATCTGCTTCGGCATGGGACAGCTCGGCAGCCGCCCCGTCCTCGTCGGCGCGGCCGGCTTCGACTTCGACGAGTACCGCGCCTGGCTCGACCGGCACGGCGTCGACACCGGCTCGGTGCGCATCTCCGAGGTCCTGCACACCGCCCGCTTCGTCTGCACCACCGACAAGGACCACAACCAGATCGGCTCCTTCTACACCGGTGCGATGAGCGAGGCCCGGCTGATCGAGCTCAAGGCCGTCGCCGACCGCGTGGGCGGCCTCGACCTGGTTCTCATCGGCGCCGACGACCCCGAGGCGATGCTCCGCCACACGGAGGAGTGCCGGACCCGCTCCATCCCCTTCGCCGCCGACTTCTCGCAGCAGATCGCGCGCATGGACGGCGAGGAGATCCGCACCCTCCTCGACGGGGCCACCTACCTCTTCTCCAACGAGTACGAGAAGGGCCTCATCGAGTCCAAGACCGGCTGGACCGAGGCGGAGATCCTCTCCCGTGTCGGCCACCGCATCACCACGCTCGGCTCGCGCGGCGTGCGCATCGAGCGGGTCGGCGAGACCCCCATCGAGGTCGGCTGCCCCGAGGAGACGGCCAAGGTCGACCCCACCGGCGTCGGCGACGCCTTCCGCGCGGGCTTCCTCACGGGCCTGTCCTGGGGCGTCGGCCTCGAGCGGGCGGCGCAGGTCGGCTGCATGCTGGCGACGCTGGTCATCGAGACGCTGGGCACGCAGGAATACGCGCTGCGGCGGGCGAACTTCATGGAGCGCTTCACGAAGGCGTACGGCGAAGAGGCGGCCACGGAGGTCCAGTCCCACCTCCTCTGA
- a CDS encoding cysteine desulfurase/sulfurtransferase TusA family protein, translating to MPYFDAASAAPLHPVARQALLASLDEGWADPARLYREGRRARLLLDAAREAAAEAVGCRPDELVFTPSGTRAVHAGISGALAGRRRVGNRLVVSAVEHSSVLHAGETHTAAGGTVTEVPVDRSGAVDADAFAAALVPGTALACLQSANHEVGTVQPVAEVAEACRAADVPLLVDAAQSLAWGPVDGGWSLLAASAHKWGGPAGVGLLAVRKGVRFAPQGPSDERESGRAPGFENLPAIVAAAASLRAVRAEAAAEGARLRGLVDRIRTRVPQLVPDVEVVGDPVRRLPHLVTFSCLYVDGETLLHELDREGFSVSSGSSCTSSTLTPSHVLRAMGVLSEGNVRVSLPAGTSEEDVDRFLAVLPDVVAEVRERLGAPASAPSTPTPSGSLVVDSLGKRCPIPVIELAKVIGDVPVGGTVTVLSDDAAARLDIPAWCEMRGQEYVGESPGAGGGTAYVVRRVS from the coding sequence ATGCCGTACTTCGACGCCGCGTCCGCCGCCCCGCTGCACCCCGTCGCCCGTCAGGCCCTGCTCGCCTCCCTCGACGAGGGCTGGGCCGACCCCGCCCGGCTGTACCGGGAGGGGCGACGCGCCCGGCTGCTGCTCGACGCGGCCCGGGAGGCCGCCGCGGAGGCCGTGGGGTGCCGTCCGGACGAGCTCGTGTTCACTCCTTCGGGGACACGCGCGGTTCACGCCGGGATCTCCGGCGCGCTCGCGGGACGTCGGCGTGTCGGAAACCGGCTCGTCGTCTCCGCGGTCGAACACTCCTCCGTCCTGCACGCGGGCGAGACGCACACGGCGGCGGGCGGCACGGTGACCGAGGTGCCGGTGGACCGGTCGGGGGCGGTGGACGCGGACGCCTTCGCGGCCGCGCTCGTCCCCGGCACGGCCCTGGCGTGCCTCCAGTCGGCCAACCACGAGGTGGGCACGGTGCAGCCGGTGGCCGAGGTCGCCGAGGCCTGCCGGGCGGCGGACGTGCCGCTGCTCGTGGACGCGGCCCAGTCCCTCGCCTGGGGCCCGGTGGACGGGGGCTGGTCGCTGCTCGCGGCGAGCGCGCACAAGTGGGGCGGGCCCGCGGGGGTCGGGCTGCTCGCCGTACGGAAGGGGGTCAGGTTCGCGCCGCAAGGGCCCTCCGACGAGCGGGAGTCGGGCCGGGCGCCGGGCTTCGAGAACCTGCCGGCGATCGTGGCGGCGGCGGCCTCGCTGCGGGCGGTCCGGGCGGAGGCGGCCGCCGAAGGGGCGCGGCTGCGGGGCCTGGTGGACCGGATCCGGACGCGGGTGCCCCAGCTGGTGCCGGACGTGGAGGTGGTGGGCGACCCGGTGCGCCGGCTCCCGCACCTCGTCACCTTCTCCTGTCTGTACGTCGACGGGGAGACGCTCCTGCACGAGCTGGACCGGGAGGGTTTCTCCGTTTCGTCCGGTTCGTCGTGCACGAGTTCGACGCTGACGCCCAGCCATGTGCTGCGCGCGATGGGGGTCCTGAGCGAGGGGAACGTCCGGGTGTCGCTGCCCGCGGGGACCTCGGAGGAGGACGTGGACCGCTTCCTGGCCGTGCTGCCGGATGTGGTGGCGGAGGTACGGGAACGGCTCGGGGCCCCCGCCTCCGCCCCCTCGACCCCGACGCCCTCGGGCTCGCTCGTCGTGGACTCCCTGGGCAAGCGGTGCCCGATCCCGGTCATCGAACTCGCGAAGGTGATCGGGGACGTGCCGGTGGGCGGGACGGTGACGGTGCTCTCGGACGACGCGGCGGCGCGGCTGGACATTCCGGCGTGGTGCGAGATGCGGGGGCAGGAGTACGTGGGGGAGTCGCCGGGGGCGGGGGGCGGGACGGCGTACGTGGTCCGACGGGTGTCGTAG
- the coxB gene encoding cytochrome c oxidase subunit II — protein MSPNGSDRSSRRPMRRKLPQVLTAGLILATATGCSYNWEDFPRLGMPTPVTEEAPRILSLWQGSWAAALITGILVWGLILWATIFHRRSRTKVEVPPQTRYNMPIEALYTVTPLIIVSVLFYFTARDESKLLELTPKPAHTVNVVGYQWSWGFNYVENVPGVKGDAKTDKNLATLPDKFIADFPENAGGVYDAGIPGDRNPQTGNPGPTLWLPKGEKVRFVLSSRDVIHSFWVVPFLMKQDVIPGHTNSFEVTPTQEGTFLGKCAELCGVDHSRMLFNVKVVSPERYQQHLKELAEKGQTGYIPSGIEQTDPARNAEKNQL, from the coding sequence GTGAGTCCCAACGGCTCCGACCGCTCGTCGCGGCGCCCGATGCGGCGGAAGCTGCCGCAGGTGCTGACTGCGGGCCTGATCCTGGCGACAGCCACCGGCTGCTCGTACAACTGGGAAGACTTCCCCCGCCTTGGCATGCCCACCCCCGTCACGGAAGAGGCGCCTCGGATCCTCTCCCTGTGGCAGGGCTCCTGGGCCGCCGCCCTGATCACGGGCATCCTGGTGTGGGGCCTGATCCTCTGGGCCACCATCTTCCACCGGCGCAGCCGGACCAAGGTCGAGGTACCTCCGCAGACCCGTTACAACATGCCCATCGAGGCGCTGTACACGGTCACCCCGCTCATCATCGTCTCGGTGCTCTTCTACTTCACCGCGCGCGACGAGTCGAAGCTCCTCGAGCTCACCCCGAAGCCGGCTCACACGGTCAACGTGGTCGGCTACCAGTGGAGCTGGGGCTTCAACTACGTCGAGAACGTGCCCGGTGTGAAGGGTGACGCCAAGACGGACAAGAACCTCGCCACGCTCCCGGACAAGTTCATCGCGGACTTCCCGGAGAACGCCGGCGGCGTCTACGACGCGGGCATCCCGGGCGACCGGAACCCGCAGACCGGCAACCCGGGCCCGACCCTGTGGCTGCCCAAGGGTGAGAAGGTCAGGTTCGTCCTGTCCTCCCGTGACGTCATCCACTCCTTCTGGGTGGTCCCCTTCCTCATGAAGCAGGACGTCATCCCGGGTCACACCAACTCCTTCGAGGTGACCCCGACGCAGGAAGGCACCTTCCTCGGCAAGTGTGCCGAGCTGTGCGGTGTCGACCACTCCCGGATGCTCTTCAACGTCAAGGTGGTCTCCCCGGAGCGCTACCAGCAGCACCTGAAGGAGCTGGCCGAGAAGGGGCAGACCGGCTACATCCCGTCTGGCATCGAGCAGACGGACCCGGCCAGGAATGCGGAGAAGAACCAACTGTGA
- the ctaD gene encoding cytochrome c oxidase subunit I, giving the protein MSIHNETQGAAAAEDSYENELPVRRKQPGNVVIKWLTTTDHKTIGTMYLVTSFAFFCVGGLMALFMRAELARPGTQIMSNEQFNQAFTMHGTIMLLMFATPLFAGFANWIMPLQIGAPDVAFPRLNMFAYWLYLFGSLIAVAGFLTPQGAADFGWFAYSPLSDAVRSPGVGADMWIMGLAFSGFGTILGSVNFITTIICMRAPGMTMFRMPIFTWNVLLTGVLVLLAFPVLAAALFALEADRKFGAHVFDAANGGALLWQHLFWFFGHPEVYIIALPFFGIISEVIPVFSRKPMFGYIGLIAATIAIAGLSVTVWAHHMYVTGGVLLPFFSFMTFLIAVPTGVKFFNWIGTMWKGSLSFETPMLWAVGFLITFTFGGLTGVILASPPMDFHISDSYFVVAHFHYVVFGTVVFAMFSGFHFWWPKFTGKMLDERLGKITFWTLFIGFHGTFLVQHWLGAEGMPRRYADYLDADGFTTLNTISTISSFLLGLSILPFFYNIWKTAKYGKKVEVDDPWGYGRSLEWATSCPPPRHNFLTLPRIRSESPAFDLHHPEIAALDQLENKPHEAAALTGSKEAGK; this is encoded by the coding sequence GTGAGCATCCACAACGAAACCCAGGGTGCCGCCGCAGCTGAGGACTCGTACGAGAACGAGCTGCCCGTACGGCGCAAGCAGCCCGGCAACGTGGTCATCAAGTGGCTCACCACCACCGACCACAAGACCATCGGCACGATGTACCTGGTCACGTCGTTCGCCTTCTTCTGCGTCGGCGGACTCATGGCGCTCTTCATGCGCGCCGAGCTCGCTCGTCCCGGCACGCAGATCATGTCGAACGAGCAGTTCAACCAGGCGTTCACGATGCACGGCACGATCATGCTGCTGATGTTCGCGACGCCGCTGTTCGCCGGCTTCGCGAACTGGATCATGCCGCTGCAGATCGGCGCGCCCGACGTGGCGTTCCCGCGGCTGAACATGTTCGCCTACTGGCTGTACCTCTTCGGCTCGCTCATCGCGGTGGCCGGCTTCCTCACCCCGCAGGGTGCGGCCGACTTCGGCTGGTTCGCCTACTCCCCGCTGTCGGACGCCGTCCGCTCGCCGGGTGTCGGTGCCGACATGTGGATCATGGGTCTGGCCTTCTCCGGCTTCGGCACGATCCTCGGCTCGGTCAACTTCATCACCACGATCATCTGCATGCGCGCTCCGGGCATGACGATGTTCCGCATGCCGATCTTCACCTGGAACGTGCTGCTGACCGGTGTCCTGGTCCTGCTCGCCTTCCCGGTCCTGGCGGCCGCGCTGTTCGCCCTGGAGGCGGACCGCAAGTTCGGTGCCCACGTCTTCGACGCGGCCAACGGCGGAGCGCTGCTCTGGCAACACCTCTTCTGGTTCTTCGGACACCCAGAGGTGTACATCATCGCCTTGCCCTTCTTCGGCATCATCTCCGAGGTCATCCCGGTCTTCAGCCGCAAGCCGATGTTCGGCTACATCGGTCTGATCGCCGCGACCATCGCGATCGCCGGTCTGTCCGTGACCGTGTGGGCGCACCACATGTACGTCACCGGTGGCGTGCTCCTCCCGTTCTTCTCCTTCATGACGTTCCTCATCGCCGTTCCGACCGGCGTGAAGTTCTTCAACTGGATCGGGACGATGTGGAAGGGCTCGCTGTCCTTCGAGACCCCGATGCTCTGGGCCGTCGGCTTCCTGATCACCTTCACCTTCGGTGGTCTGACCGGCGTCATCCTGGCCTCGCCCCCGATGGACTTCCACATCTCCGACTCGTACTTCGTGGTGGCGCACTTCCACTACGTCGTCTTCGGCACCGTCGTCTTCGCGATGTTCTCCGGCTTCCACTTCTGGTGGCCGAAGTTCACGGGCAAGATGCTCGACGAGCGCCTCGGCAAGATCACGTTCTGGACGCTGTTCATCGGGTTCCACGGCACCTTCCTGGTGCAGCACTGGCTCGGTGCCGAGGGCATGCCGCGTCGTTACGCGGACTACCTGGACGCCGACGGCTTCACCACGCTGAACACGATCTCGACGATCTCCTCGTTCCTGCTCGGTCTGTCGATCCTGCCGTTCTTCTACAACATCTGGAAGACCGCCAAGTACGGCAAGAAGGTCGAGGTCGACGACCCGTGGGGCTACGGCCGTTCGCTCGAGTGGGCGACCTCCTGCCCGCCGCCGCGGCACAACTTCCTCACCCTGCCGCGGATCCGTTCGGAATCCCCGGCGTTCGACCTGCACCACCCTGAGATCGCCGCTCTCGACCAGCTCGAGAACAAGCCGCACGAGGCCGCGGCCCTCACGGGCAGCAAGGA